The Blastomonas sp. SL216 DNA window TCACCAGCGGATCGCCCTATATCGGCGGCCTGTCCAAGGCGTTCCTGGCAGGCGTTGACGGCACCACCTTTGCCGCAACCTTCTCGAACAACGTGTATATTCCGGAACTCGCGTTCGTGGTGTTCCAAATGACCTTCGCCTGCATCACGCCGGCGCTGATCGTCGGCGCGTTCGCTGAGCGCATCAAGTTCACCCCGCTGATCATCTTCACGGTGCTGTGGCTGACGCTGGCCTATTTCCCGATCGCACACATGGTGTGGTACTGGGCGGGCCCGGACTTCCTGCCCGATGCCCCCACCGATACCGGCCTGCTCTGGGGCATGGGTGCGCTCGACTTCGCCGGCGGTACCGTGGTGCACATCAACGCTGGTATCGCTGGTCTGGTCGGCTGCCTCGTGATCGGCAAGCGCCTGGGTTACAAGACCGAGAACATGCCGCCGCACTCGCTGGTGATGACGATGATCGGTGCCTCGCTGCTGTGGGTGGGCTGGTTCGGCTTCAACGCCGGCTCCAACCTGGAAGCCAATGGCGTCACCGCCGTCGCCTTCATCAACACCTTCGTCGCCACTGCCGCTGCCACCGTTGCCTGGGCCGTGATCGAACAGATCGTCCACAAGAAGCCCTCGCTGCTGGGTGCTGCCACCGGTGCCGTCGCTGGCCTGGTCGCCATCACCCCGGCTTCGGGTCTGGCCGCTCCGATGACCTCGATTCTGCTCGGCTTTGCAGCTTCGATCGTTTGCTTCTTCTTCGTCACCACGGTGAAGAACAAGCTGGGTTATGACGACTCGCTCGATGTGTTCGGCGTCCACTGCGTCGGCGGCATCATCGGCGCGATCGGCACCGGCATCGTCGCCGACCCGGCGCTCGGCGGA harbors:
- a CDS encoding ammonium transporter, producing MMKPLHTIGAVVGTTALSVFTAAQAWAATTAPAVAEVTEEVVEAAVAGPIKAPTVEQMAGMVDKGDTTWMLISSVLVLMMSIPGLALFYGGLVRTKNMLSVLMQVLTIVSVAALVWVSWGYTLAFTSGSPYIGGLSKAFLAGVDGTTFAATFSNNVYIPELAFVVFQMTFACITPALIVGAFAERIKFTPLIIFTVLWLTLAYFPIAHMVWYWAGPDFLPDAPTDTGLLWGMGALDFAGGTVVHINAGIAGLVGCLVIGKRLGYKTENMPPHSLVMTMIGASLLWVGWFGFNAGSNLEANGVTAVAFINTFVATAAATVAWAVIEQIVHKKPSLLGAATGAVAGLVAITPASGLAAPMTSILLGFAASIVCFFFVTTVKNKLGYDDSLDVFGVHCVGGIIGAIGTGIVADPALGGQGFFDYTVFPAGVGEYDMAAQVITQIKAVGITVIWSGLVSAVLFYALKFTIGLRPSEEVEQAGLDISEHGERAYNY